From Humisphaera borealis, the proteins below share one genomic window:
- a CDS encoding PVC-type heme-binding CxxCH protein — protein sequence MRLLTLITVLLTLPLAAAEPPAALTPDQERAAMHVLDGFEVSLFASEADGVINPIQMRWDERGRLWVACSPNYPQLEPGKKPADYILVLEDTNGDGRADKATRFAEGLLVPTGLELGAPGQLYVANGTELLLFTDSDGDLKADKREVLFSGFGTGDGHQMINSFQWGPGGDLWFSQGAHTFSNIETPWGVERLYSAGVWRMRPRTQKLDPFLDSRRGHPTNSWAGPANPWGFAFDKWGSMFLNDAAGNKGLSWASPAMIRSDRHVQLPYLWKIPKGCGIDIVGSTAMPDELQGRLILGHYFTASVRQFAIKDDSSGFALTELPPLITCDNNAFRIVDVKNGPDGSLYLCDWYNPVIGHYQASYRDPARDKTHGRIWRLSAKGRATTRQPNLAAMLPAELMDQLRSSDRWLGYQVDRLLFTGKSDEAVKAADAWIAKLDPADPQYEHLLYRATGVLEAHEVARPKLLAKLMDAKDFGARAYAARLIGRWHNRLDEPLVKLAELAQDEHPRVRVEAIVASTFVPSPHAIEVAAMAADKPIDQWIEHAMLRAVDAQKDLWRPAFLKGELDFGDKVNRLSWVLRCDGSTEMAAPLRKMLEDPDVAVAGKPDLAIVLANIGAADDLGYLLEKFGSEPRVLSELANAARVRQVKPAGDISTAVAKAFDDANPEVRTAAIRLAGALKMASVADRLKSIAGDGTAGAAVRVAAIDALGDWKALKTGEFAPLTKPDQPMAVRIAAIGAMDAVDRPAAASAAVGLLGSTDKDEDVGAVLAIFLSRKGGPAALGKAIASASLSPKSAQKCLDVIHARGRDDAALVDALKSAMGVSDATPPYSEDFVRQLSADAARNGDAKRGKTLYETKLVACAACHSIDGKGGNLGPDMSGIGRGLTSDYIVESVLWPRRQVKEGFLSISISTKSGDEFSGYAISETGEEMQLRDVATNTIQRIAKANIAKRVNAGTIMPEGLTAGLSREELQDLVAYLCHLGK from the coding sequence ATGCGTTTGCTTACTCTCATCACCGTTCTGCTGACCCTCCCCCTCGCCGCCGCCGAGCCGCCTGCGGCGCTGACGCCCGATCAGGAACGCGCGGCGATGCACGTCCTCGACGGCTTCGAGGTGTCCCTTTTCGCCTCCGAAGCCGACGGCGTCATCAACCCGATTCAGATGCGGTGGGACGAGCGCGGCCGGCTCTGGGTCGCGTGCAGTCCGAACTACCCGCAGCTCGAACCGGGCAAGAAGCCGGCCGACTACATCCTCGTTCTCGAAGACACCAACGGCGACGGCCGTGCCGACAAGGCGACGAGATTCGCCGAGGGTTTGCTCGTGCCCACCGGGCTTGAGCTTGGCGCGCCGGGACAACTCTATGTCGCCAACGGCACCGAACTGCTGCTGTTCACCGACAGCGACGGCGACCTCAAGGCCGACAAGCGCGAAGTGCTTTTCTCCGGTTTCGGCACCGGCGACGGCCACCAGATGATCAACTCGTTCCAGTGGGGACCGGGCGGCGATCTCTGGTTCTCGCAGGGGGCGCACACCTTTTCGAACATCGAAACGCCCTGGGGTGTCGAGCGGCTCTACAGCGCCGGTGTTTGGCGCATGCGGCCGCGGACGCAGAAGCTCGATCCGTTCCTCGATTCCCGCCGCGGGCACCCGACCAACTCTTGGGCCGGGCCGGCCAACCCGTGGGGCTTCGCGTTCGACAAGTGGGGCTCGATGTTTCTTAACGACGCCGCGGGCAACAAGGGGCTCAGCTGGGCGTCGCCGGCGATGATCCGCAGCGACCGGCACGTTCAGTTGCCGTATCTCTGGAAGATCCCCAAGGGGTGCGGCATCGACATCGTCGGCTCGACCGCGATGCCGGACGAGTTGCAGGGACGGCTGATCCTCGGCCACTATTTCACCGCCAGCGTGCGGCAGTTTGCGATCAAGGATGATTCGTCGGGCTTCGCGCTCACCGAGCTGCCGCCGCTCATCACCTGCGACAACAATGCGTTCCGTATCGTCGATGTGAAGAACGGCCCCGACGGCTCGCTCTACCTGTGCGACTGGTACAACCCGGTCATTGGCCATTACCAGGCGAGCTACCGCGACCCCGCCCGCGACAAGACCCACGGCCGCATCTGGCGGCTGTCGGCGAAGGGGCGAGCGACGACGAGGCAGCCCAATCTCGCGGCGATGCTGCCGGCGGAACTGATGGACCAACTGCGATCGTCGGACCGATGGCTCGGCTATCAGGTCGATCGGCTGCTGTTCACCGGCAAGAGCGATGAGGCAGTCAAAGCTGCCGATGCCTGGATCGCAAAGCTCGACCCTGCCGACCCGCAATACGAACACCTGCTCTACCGCGCGACAGGCGTGCTGGAGGCCCACGAAGTCGCCCGACCGAAGCTGCTGGCGAAGCTGATGGATGCGAAGGACTTTGGCGCACGCGCGTACGCGGCACGGTTGATCGGCCGATGGCACAATCGCCTGGATGAACCGCTTGTGAAGCTCGCCGAGCTGGCGCAGGACGAGCACCCGCGTGTGCGCGTAGAGGCGATCGTCGCCAGCACGTTCGTTCCCAGCCCGCACGCGATCGAGGTCGCCGCGATGGCGGCCGACAAACCCATCGATCAGTGGATCGAGCACGCCATGCTGCGTGCGGTCGATGCGCAAAAGGACCTCTGGCGGCCGGCTTTCTTGAAGGGGGAACTCGACTTTGGCGACAAGGTCAATCGTCTGTCGTGGGTGCTGCGGTGTGACGGATCGACCGAGATGGCCGCACCGCTGCGGAAGATGCTCGAAGACCCGGACGTCGCCGTGGCGGGCAAGCCGGACCTCGCGATCGTGCTGGCGAATATTGGTGCCGCCGACGATCTGGGCTATCTGCTCGAGAAGTTCGGTTCTGAGCCGCGCGTGCTCTCCGAACTGGCGAATGCCGCCCGCGTACGGCAGGTGAAGCCGGCGGGCGATATTTCGACGGCGGTTGCCAAGGCGTTTGACGATGCCAATCCCGAAGTCCGCACGGCGGCGATTCGGCTGGCGGGCGCACTGAAGATGGCTTCCGTTGCCGACCGGCTGAAGTCGATCGCTGGTGATGGCACCGCCGGCGCCGCCGTGCGTGTGGCCGCGATCGACGCGCTCGGCGATTGGAAGGCGCTCAAGACCGGTGAGTTTGCCCCGCTCACAAAGCCCGACCAGCCGATGGCGGTGCGCATCGCGGCGATCGGCGCGATGGACGCCGTCGACCGCCCCGCTGCCGCCTCCGCCGCGGTCGGGCTGCTGGGCAGCACCGACAAGGACGAAGACGTCGGCGCGGTGCTGGCGATCTTCCTCAGCCGCAAGGGCGGGCCGGCGGCGCTGGGCAAGGCGATTGCTTCGGCGTCGCTGTCGCCCAAGTCGGCGCAGAAATGTCTCGACGTGATCCACGCCCGCGGCCGCGACGATGCCGCACTGGTTGACGCGCTCAAGTCCGCGATGGGCGTTAGCGACGCCACGCCGCCGTACAGCGAAGACTTCGTGCGACAGCTCTCCGCCGATGCAGCCAGGAACGGCGACGCCAAGCGTGGCAAGACGCTATACGAGACCAAGCTGGTGGCCTGCGCTGCGTGCCACTCGATCGACGGCAAGGGCGGCAATCTCGGCCCTGACATGTCCGGCATCGGCCGGGGCCTGACGAGCGACTACATCGTCGAATCCGTCCTCTGGCCCCGCCGGCAGGTGAAGGAAGGGTTCCTGTCGATCAGCATCTCCACCAAGTCCGGCGACGAGTTCAGCGGCTACGCGATCTCGGAGACCGGCGAGGAAATGCAGCTTCGCGACGTGGCGACCAACACCATCCAGCGGATCGCCAAGGCCAACATCGCCAAGCGCGTGAACGCCGGCACGATCATGCCGGAGGGGCTGACGGCGGGGCTGAGCCGGGAGGAACTGCAGGATCTGGTTGCGTATTTGTGTCACCTCGGGAAGTAG
- a CDS encoding sialidase family protein, with protein MIYLALLTALLQTSSPEPVAVFTGGIDGYPAYRIPSVIVTKKGTLCAFAEGRANLSDHAENDIVLKRSTDGGKTWGALQVIAEDGANCLNNPCAVVLPDGGILVVYQWFPKGLDEHKSRDGVAGDTTSHSYLVRSDDDGLTWSKPADITVQVKRPVGVTSHCSGPGIGIVLTNGPHKGRIMLPFNQGPFGKWEVYAAWSDDQGKSWAFGDVAPGGATHRPNEVQFVELSDGRIMLNARGMAGDKYRKVAVSGDGGKTWSAIADDRALPEPRCMGSVLRAASPVAGEKDWILYSGPDSQQRRAIGTVRASLDDGQTWTRRKVVVPGGFGYSCLVPLREGGIGLIYEGDGYKTIRFTMFTLADLNQDRGK; from the coding sequence ATGATCTATCTCGCACTGCTTACCGCGCTTCTTCAAACCTCGTCCCCTGAGCCGGTGGCGGTCTTTACCGGCGGGATCGACGGCTACCCCGCCTACCGGATTCCGAGTGTCATTGTGACCAAAAAGGGAACGCTGTGCGCCTTCGCCGAGGGCCGTGCGAACCTGTCCGACCATGCCGAGAACGACATCGTCCTCAAGCGCAGCACCGATGGCGGCAAGACCTGGGGTGCGCTGCAAGTGATTGCGGAGGACGGCGCGAACTGTCTGAATAATCCTTGTGCCGTGGTGTTACCCGACGGCGGCATCCTGGTCGTCTACCAGTGGTTCCCTAAGGGGCTCGATGAGCACAAGTCACGCGACGGCGTCGCAGGCGATACGACCAGCCACAGCTACCTCGTCCGTTCGGACGACGACGGCCTGACCTGGAGCAAGCCCGCCGACATCACCGTGCAGGTCAAACGCCCGGTGGGAGTGACGAGTCACTGCTCCGGACCCGGCATCGGCATCGTCCTGACGAACGGACCGCACAAGGGCCGGATCATGCTGCCGTTCAACCAGGGCCCGTTCGGGAAGTGGGAAGTCTACGCGGCGTGGTCGGACGACCAGGGCAAGAGCTGGGCCTTTGGCGATGTCGCGCCCGGCGGAGCAACGCACCGTCCCAATGAGGTGCAGTTTGTCGAACTGTCCGATGGACGAATCATGCTCAATGCCCGCGGCATGGCGGGCGACAAGTATCGCAAGGTCGCCGTCAGCGGCGACGGCGGGAAGACCTGGTCGGCGATCGCCGATGATCGCGCTTTGCCCGAGCCACGCTGCATGGGCAGCGTGCTCCGCGCGGCATCGCCCGTTGCCGGGGAGAAGGATTGGATTCTCTACAGCGGTCCCGATTCGCAGCAGCGGCGGGCTATTGGCACCGTTCGGGCCAGCCTGGATGACGGCCAGACTTGGACCCGTCGCAAGGTGGTGGTGCCCGGCGGGTTTGGCTATTCGTGCCTTGTTCCGCTGCGCGAAGGCGGCATCGGCCTGATTTACGAGGGCGACGGGTACAAGACGATCCGCTTTACCATGTTCACGCTCGCCGATCTGAATCAGGATCGCGGTAAGTAG
- a CDS encoding NUDIX domain-containing protein, with protein sequence MNIRYDMIAVHVVRPTASGSSHEFLQLRRAADDYLGGTWQIVRGTSHTGEKAWEAALRELKEETGLVPREFYKLSLMEHFYLVPGETVWHVPSFVAVINREDAVRLNEEHDALRWIPRDRIDAETMWAGERLVLAEVMREILDSGLSKPHLGVPIRPEPST encoded by the coding sequence ATGAACATCCGCTACGACATGATCGCCGTCCACGTCGTACGCCCGACCGCGTCGGGATCGTCGCACGAGTTTCTTCAACTGCGTCGGGCGGCCGATGATTACCTCGGCGGAACCTGGCAGATCGTTCGGGGGACGAGCCATACGGGCGAAAAGGCATGGGAAGCGGCGCTGCGTGAGCTGAAAGAGGAAACGGGCCTGGTTCCGCGAGAGTTCTACAAGCTCAGCCTGATGGAGCACTTCTACCTCGTGCCCGGCGAAACCGTGTGGCATGTGCCGAGCTTTGTTGCGGTCATCAATCGCGAAGACGCGGTGCGGCTGAACGAAGAACACGATGCCCTGCGCTGGATTCCCCGCGACCGGATCGACGCCGAAACCATGTGGGCCGGCGAACGGCTGGTGCTGGCCGAAGTCATGCGCGAGATCCTGGATTCCGGCCTCAGCAAGCCGCACCTGGGGGTTCCGATCAGGCCTGAACCGAGCACGTAG
- a CDS encoding family 16 glycoside hydrolase: MKCLAGIALAFCMMVAVGCTTQQVANAADGPAVDQTFFNGKDLAGWTPTIPEYWSVKDGAIVGQTDKPVPRNEFIWSPVEVKDFYLALDVKLEPNECNAGIQFRSQKHPPFEALGYQADMGKGVWGRLYHESGHKKLFWLDRGENAVKVGEWNRYEILAVGDRIWTAINGTLAVAVRDPQGEKSGYIALQMHAGPAMTVQYKINKLVHNPKVELAGMDEKKLDAALVAPDVDDSKPARPATKPATKPSTKPTTKRAKAAAAGETPGEATAAASAKAQPAGVSKASAVVPVTAPTASKASGPAPIAAKSDPLADVPPQRRFADAPVPIATPVPGYTDGKFDIAPGETIIFAGQTNMVRQQQVGELEAQLAVAFADKKPRFRSMAWEGDTVYQQWRDLNFGGWQAQFDWAGATAVIAWFGQTEALDGKAKLDDFIAAYGKLIDEWSRRTKRIVLVSPMPFEKPAAVGMPDHSRKNSDLKSYAEAIRALATSRGLLFVDLYTPFADRKALSDLSDGRTDYPLTLNGLHLTETGQMVMGGTIATSLQDKQRSSAAMNATRQAIVEKNQLWFDNWRPMNWAFAYGDRQQVPYSKAIGEHPPLKIEYEEFKPLIKTADEKIHELAQSAK, encoded by the coding sequence ATGAAATGTCTCGCCGGAATCGCCTTGGCGTTCTGCATGATGGTCGCGGTCGGTTGCACGACGCAGCAGGTCGCGAACGCAGCCGACGGCCCCGCCGTCGATCAGACGTTCTTCAACGGCAAAGACCTCGCCGGCTGGACGCCCACCATTCCCGAATACTGGTCGGTGAAGGACGGCGCGATCGTCGGCCAGACGGACAAGCCCGTTCCGCGGAACGAGTTCATCTGGTCGCCGGTCGAGGTGAAGGATTTCTACCTCGCGCTCGACGTGAAGCTGGAGCCCAACGAGTGCAACGCGGGAATCCAGTTCCGCTCGCAGAAACATCCGCCTTTCGAAGCGCTGGGGTACCAGGCCGACATGGGCAAGGGCGTCTGGGGCCGGCTGTACCACGAGTCCGGCCACAAGAAGCTCTTCTGGCTTGATCGCGGCGAGAATGCGGTGAAAGTCGGCGAGTGGAATCGCTACGAGATCCTCGCCGTCGGCGATCGCATCTGGACGGCGATCAACGGCACGCTCGCCGTTGCCGTTCGCGACCCGCAGGGAGAGAAGTCGGGCTACATCGCGCTGCAGATGCACGCCGGCCCGGCGATGACGGTGCAGTACAAGATCAACAAGCTGGTGCACAACCCGAAGGTCGAACTGGCGGGGATGGACGAAAAGAAGCTGGACGCGGCGCTGGTGGCGCCAGATGTCGACGACAGCAAACCCGCGCGACCTGCGACGAAACCGGCAACAAAACCGTCCACGAAACCGACGACGAAACGTGCCAAGGCAGCCGCCGCAGGCGAGACACCCGGTGAAGCAACCGCGGCCGCGTCGGCGAAAGCGCAACCGGCGGGTGTGTCGAAAGCCTCGGCCGTGGTCCCGGTCACGGCCCCCACTGCTTCGAAAGCATCCGGCCCCGCGCCGATCGCGGCGAAGTCGGATCCTCTCGCCGATGTTCCCCCACAGCGGCGCTTCGCCGATGCACCGGTTCCGATCGCCACGCCAGTCCCCGGCTACACCGACGGCAAGTTCGACATCGCCCCCGGCGAGACGATCATCTTCGCCGGCCAGACCAACATGGTCCGCCAGCAACAGGTGGGCGAACTGGAGGCGCAGCTCGCCGTCGCATTCGCCGACAAGAAGCCGCGGTTCCGCAGCATGGCGTGGGAAGGTGACACGGTTTACCAGCAATGGCGCGATCTCAACTTCGGCGGCTGGCAGGCGCAGTTCGACTGGGCCGGCGCTACGGCGGTCATCGCCTGGTTCGGCCAGACCGAAGCACTGGACGGCAAAGCCAAGCTCGACGACTTTATCGCGGCGTACGGGAAACTGATCGACGAGTGGAGCAGGCGGACGAAGCGCATCGTGCTGGTGTCGCCGATGCCGTTTGAAAAGCCCGCCGCTGTAGGCATGCCGGATCATTCCAGGAAGAATAGTGACCTCAAGTCGTACGCCGAGGCGATCCGAGCCCTGGCGACTTCACGAGGATTGCTCTTCGTCGACCTTTACACCCCTTTCGCAGACCGCAAAGCACTGAGCGATCTCAGCGATGGCCGAACGGACTACCCGCTCACGCTGAACGGACTTCATCTGACCGAAACCGGACAAATGGTCATGGGCGGCACGATCGCCACGTCGCTTCAGGACAAACAACGCTCGTCTGCGGCGATGAATGCGACGCGACAGGCGATCGTCGAGAAGAACCAACTCTGGTTCGACAATTGGCGGCCGATGAACTGGGCTTTCGCCTACGGCGACCGCCAGCAGGTGCCGTATAGCAAGGCGATCGGCGAGCACCCGCCGCTGAAGATCGAATACGAAGAGTTCAAGCCGCTGATCAAAACCGCGGACGAGAAGATTCACGAGTTAGCGCAGAGCGCGAAGTGA
- a CDS encoding carbon-nitrogen hydrolase family protein: MEDSQAVIVAAVQMRSELGVTARNLDRLESLVHRAGGAGAKVVVTPECAIPGYAGDDLRSIWHAAGRPVDPWFRLHDVLAVAEPVPGPTTDRLAAVARSAGVYLLAGLVELGGQGEAYNTAVLMSPTGDIVGRHRKRWPWPAIEPAWATPGDTPPLIVPTEYGPVGVAICYDIHRVRRLYARGELWTLLFPAAWIDREPPGKYFDRRFPLVARALGCNLVFANHCLPAATRWQGSGESTIYRADGTLAAQSPKQFEDDVVLASLPCASTVPMKASL; encoded by the coding sequence ATGGAAGACTCGCAAGCCGTCATCGTCGCCGCGGTCCAGATGCGGAGCGAGTTGGGCGTCACGGCGAGGAATCTCGATCGGCTGGAATCGCTGGTTCATCGTGCCGGCGGCGCAGGCGCGAAGGTCGTCGTGACGCCCGAGTGCGCGATCCCGGGTTACGCCGGCGACGATCTGCGGTCGATCTGGCACGCCGCCGGGCGTCCGGTCGATCCGTGGTTTCGGTTGCATGATGTGCTGGCCGTCGCCGAACCAGTTCCCGGGCCGACGACGGATCGACTTGCGGCCGTCGCGCGATCGGCCGGTGTCTATCTGCTGGCCGGATTGGTCGAACTGGGCGGGCAAGGCGAGGCGTACAACACCGCCGTGTTGATGTCGCCGACGGGCGACATCGTCGGCAGGCACCGCAAGCGCTGGCCGTGGCCGGCAATCGAGCCGGCCTGGGCGACGCCGGGCGATACGCCGCCGCTGATCGTGCCAACGGAATACGGGCCCGTTGGCGTCGCGATCTGCTACGACATTCATCGCGTCCGCCGGCTGTATGCACGGGGGGAACTGTGGACCCTGCTTTTCCCCGCCGCTTGGATCGACCGCGAACCGCCGGGGAAGTATTTCGATCGGCGGTTTCCGCTGGTGGCGCGGGCGCTGGGGTGCAACCTGGTGTTCGCGAATCACTGCCTGCCGGCAGCAACGCGATGGCAGGGATCGGGCGAGTCGACGATCTATCGCGCCGATGGCACCCTTGCGGCGCAATCGCCGAAGCAGTTCGAGGACGATGTTGTGCTGGCATCGTTGCCGTGCGCGAGCACCGTACCCATGAAAGCGAGTCTCTGA
- a CDS encoding DNA-directed RNA polymerase subunit omega, translating into MIEALKSDEIVNKVGGRFKLTALIQKRMMEIMDGARPLVDRTPGMTDLEMVVQEILEDKIAIDYAGSGLYEPSELRK; encoded by the coding sequence ATGATTGAAGCACTCAAGAGCGACGAAATCGTGAACAAGGTTGGCGGTCGGTTCAAGCTGACGGCCCTGATCCAGAAGCGGATGATGGAGATCATGGACGGCGCCCGTCCGCTGGTCGACCGGACGCCGGGCATGACCGATCTGGAGATGGTCGTCCAGGAGATCCTGGAAGACAAGATCGCGATCGACTACGCCGGCAGCGGCCTGTACGAGCCGTCCGAGCTGCGTAAGTAA
- the dprA gene encoding DNA-processing protein DprA gives MSTRHWLQLSLTRGLGPILTSRLIALAGSAEAACDAGGTLLREVDGIGKAKADSIAASLRQASGLVAAEMDKAAAAGATVISADDAAYPILLRSIPDPPLVLYMRGDFQDRDLHAVGIVGSRKCSIYGREQAERFGALLAGAGVSVISGGARGIDSAAHRGAIAQPNGRTIAVLGSGVDVAYPPENRALFDEIAKGRGAVVSEYPMGTNPAAENFPRRNRIVSGMSRGVVVIEADERSGALITARQACDEHGRPVFAVPGRVDNPLSQGPHKLIRDGAFLCARVEDVLDNLGPLPANVHAPILEQATPADAPGLFAKPQAGEDDAPTVTPLRPSPRDLPELPDRQQLIIDAIGLEDCGVDKIVERTDLPPHVVLQELTFLTLRGLVKRVDGQTYVRRNRST, from the coding sequence GTGTCCACCCGCCACTGGCTTCAACTCTCGCTCACCCGCGGCCTGGGGCCGATCCTGACGTCGCGGTTGATCGCGCTGGCCGGATCGGCCGAGGCCGCCTGCGACGCCGGTGGAACGCTGCTGCGCGAGGTGGATGGCATCGGCAAAGCCAAGGCCGATTCGATCGCCGCATCGCTGCGGCAGGCGTCGGGGCTGGTCGCCGCGGAGATGGACAAAGCCGCCGCTGCCGGTGCGACGGTGATTTCTGCCGACGATGCCGCGTACCCGATTCTGCTGCGATCGATTCCCGATCCGCCGCTGGTGCTTTACATGCGCGGCGATTTTCAGGATCGCGATCTGCACGCGGTCGGTATCGTCGGCAGCCGTAAGTGCTCGATCTACGGCCGCGAGCAGGCCGAGCGATTCGGGGCGTTGCTGGCCGGGGCCGGCGTATCGGTCATCTCCGGCGGCGCACGCGGAATAGACAGCGCCGCACATCGTGGCGCGATCGCCCAGCCCAACGGCCGAACGATTGCCGTCCTCGGCAGCGGTGTGGACGTGGCGTATCCGCCGGAGAACCGGGCGCTGTTCGATGAGATCGCCAAGGGCCGCGGCGCGGTCGTCAGCGAGTACCCGATGGGCACCAACCCGGCGGCCGAGAACTTTCCCCGGCGCAACCGGATTGTCAGCGGTATGTCACGCGGCGTCGTGGTGATCGAGGCCGACGAGCGCAGCGGCGCGCTGATCACCGCGCGGCAGGCGTGTGACGAGCACGGCCGGCCGGTGTTCGCCGTGCCCGGGCGGGTGGACAACCCGCTGTCGCAAGGGCCGCACAAGCTGATCCGCGATGGTGCGTTTTTGTGCGCCCGCGTGGAAGACGTGCTCGACAACCTCGGCCCGCTGCCGGCGAACGTTCACGCGCCGATATTGGAGCAGGCGACCCCTGCCGATGCACCAGGACTTTTCGCGAAACCGCAAGCGGGCGAAGATGACGCTCCGACTGTCACGCCGTTGCGCCCCAGTCCGAGAGATCTGCCGGAACTGCCGGATCGCCAGCAGTTGATCATCGATGCGATCGGCCTGGAGGATTGTGGTGTGGACAAGATCGTCGAGCGGACCGACCTTCCGCCGCATGTGGTGCTTCAGGAGTTGACGTTTCTAACGCTGCGCGGGCTGGTGAAGCGGGTGGACGGGCAAACCTACGTTCGGCGGAACCGGTCCACGTAG
- a CDS encoding flavoprotein — translation MATPDLTPPAAGPIQPLLKGRELIVAVCGGIAAYKVADVVSKLVQLGAGVTVAMTAEAQKFITPLTFEALSGRPVRTGTFNLVETSDPQHIGLTERADLMLVAPATNNTIAKVANGLCDDLVSLMVCAAACPVVFAPAMNNRMWEHPVAQENFGKLASLGYRFIGPEAGWLACRNVGVGRMSDPGKIVEELTKMLTEPGAMPAPVGGLAEAEADEE, via the coding sequence ATGGCCACCCCAGACCTGACACCCCCCGCCGCCGGTCCCATTCAGCCCTTGCTCAAAGGCCGCGAATTGATCGTCGCCGTGTGCGGCGGCATTGCGGCGTATAAGGTCGCCGACGTCGTCTCCAAGCTGGTGCAGCTCGGTGCGGGCGTGACGGTGGCGATGACCGCCGAGGCGCAGAAGTTCATCACCCCGCTGACGTTCGAAGCACTGTCCGGCCGACCGGTGCGGACGGGGACGTTCAACCTTGTCGAGACCAGCGACCCGCAGCACATCGGCCTGACCGAGCGGGCCGACCTGATGCTCGTCGCTCCCGCCACGAACAACACGATCGCGAAAGTCGCCAACGGCCTGTGCGACGACCTGGTCAGCCTGATGGTCTGTGCCGCGGCGTGCCCGGTGGTCTTCGCGCCGGCGATGAACAACCGGATGTGGGAGCACCCCGTGGCCCAGGAGAACTTCGGCAAGCTCGCGAGCCTTGGCTATCGGTTCATTGGTCCCGAGGCGGGCTGGCTCGCCTGCCGGAATGTCGGCGTCGGCCGGATGAGCGACCCGGGAAAGATCGTCGAGGAACTGACAAAAATGCTCACCGAGCCCGGCGCGATGCCGGCTCCCGTAGGCGGGTTGGCCGAAGCCGAGGCGGACGAGGAGTAA
- a CDS encoding dihydrodipicolinate synthase family protein: protein MKRYTGTIPAAYTPCLPNGDLDLAPIPAMARMFAEQKCPAAFVCGSTGESHSFTTDERKAVAAAWKKHAPAGLDVIVHVGHNCQREAMALAAHAKEIGAAAVSALAPSYFKPATPKDLVDFLRPIAAAAGTLPFYFYDIPSMTNVVFPADRVMKLAAEAIPNFVGLKYTSSDLMRLQSCLAFEGGKYEVLFGTDEILLATLALGIKGGVGSTYNYASPVYRRIYDAVARGDHDTARREQLKTVRLVEVLLEHGVLRTGKAIMSLIGHDCGPIRPPFAPVGKEELAEIRRKLAPLDIFVSPIS from the coding sequence ATGAAGCGCTACACCGGCACGATCCCCGCCGCTTACACCCCCTGCCTGCCCAACGGCGACCTGGACCTGGCGCCCATCCCGGCGATGGCCCGCATGTTCGCCGAGCAGAAGTGCCCCGCCGCGTTCGTCTGCGGGTCGACGGGTGAATCGCATTCGTTCACGACCGACGAGCGCAAAGCCGTGGCCGCCGCCTGGAAGAAGCACGCGCCGGCCGGCCTCGATGTCATCGTCCATGTCGGCCACAACTGCCAGCGGGAGGCAATGGCCCTGGCGGCGCATGCGAAGGAGATTGGCGCGGCGGCGGTTTCGGCGCTCGCACCGTCGTACTTCAAGCCGGCGACGCCGAAAGACCTGGTCGATTTCCTGCGCCCCATCGCCGCCGCCGCGGGCACGCTGCCATTTTACTTCTACGACATCCCGAGCATGACCAACGTCGTCTTCCCGGCCGACCGGGTGATGAAGCTGGCCGCCGAGGCGATCCCGAACTTTGTCGGGCTCAAGTACACCAGTTCCGACCTGATGAGGCTGCAATCGTGCCTCGCTTTCGAAGGTGGCAAGTACGAGGTCCTGTTCGGCACAGATGAGATCCTGCTCGCCACGCTGGCGCTGGGCATCAAAGGCGGCGTCGGCAGCACCTACAACTACGCCTCCCCGGTATACCGCCGAATCTACGACGCCGTCGCCCGTGGCGATCACGACACCGCTCGTCGCGAACAGCTCAAGACCGTTCGCCTGGTGGAAGTGCTGCTGGAGCATGGCGTCCTGCGGACGGGGAAAGCCATCATGTCGTTGATCGGGCACGACTGCGGTCCGATCCGGCCGCCGTTCGCGCCCGTAGGCAAAGAGGAGCTCGCCGAAATCCGCCGAAAGCTCGCGCCGCTGGACATTTTCGTTTCGCCGATTTCGTAG